The Kribbella sp. NBC_00662 nucleotide sequence TGTCGGCCAGGTGGTCCGCCTGATCCTGCTCGTTGCGGACGTACTGCGGCGGGATGACCCGCCGGCCGCTCGACTTTGGATGGTGAAACAGTGTCTTCGGATCTGACACACTGTTTTAGTGCGAGAAGCAGATCGACGATCGGTGCTGGGATCGGTGTGGTTGCGCGACGAGCCGGAGCCGACGCGGGCGCGGCTGAGCCGGGACGACATCGTCAAGACCGCGATCCGCGTGCTGGACCGCGAGGGCCTCGACAAGTTCTCGATGCGCAGGATGGCGGCGGAGCTGGATGCGGCCGCGACGTCGGCGTTGTACTGGCGGATCGCCACGAAGGACGACCTGCTCGAGCTCGTGGTCGACGAGATCTTCGCGGACGCGCTCGTGCCGTCGCCCGAGCGCGGTGACTGGCGCGACCACGTCACGGTCGTCGTCCAGGCGGCGTACGACGCGCTGTGGGAGCACCCGTGGGCAGCACGGCTGCTCGCATCCCACGGCGGACTCGGGCCGAACTACAACGCGCTCATCGACCGGGTCGAGTCCGTCCTGGACGCGGCCGGCTTCAAGGGCACGCACCTGGACTCGGCAGTGTCCGCGATCTTCCACTACCTGGTCGGTTCCGCGGTCACCGACTCGGCGTGGCTCTCCGTCGTACGCCGCAGCGGCATGAACGACTCGCACTGGGCCACCGCGTCGGCC carries:
- a CDS encoding TetR/AcrR family transcriptional regulator, with protein sequence MREADRRSVLGSVWLRDEPEPTRARLSRDDIVKTAIRVLDREGLDKFSMRRMAAELDAAATSALYWRIATKDDLLELVVDEIFADALVPSPERGDWRDHVTVVVQAAYDALWEHPWAARLLASHGGLGPNYNALIDRVESVLDAAGFKGTHLDSAVSAIFHYLVGSAVTDSAWLSVVRRSGMNDSHWATASAGRMGVDATHLAAYLNRKSRSGPEARFASGLRVILVGLRPRQLS